The genomic DNA TGAACTCCGGGCATTCCTTGTAGAAGCCGAACTCGGCGAGCAGTTCGGGAATCGTGCGGTCGACGATGTCGCTGCGGTTCAGCATCAACGACGTCGTCATGCCGGAGCGGCGCTTGCTGTAGTCGGTTTGCTCCGAGTTGGCAGACTGCATCGTGTTCGCGACCATATCGACGACCACGTACGGGTTGCCCTGCTCCGGCTCGACGTAACGCATGCGATGCACGAGCCAGGGCAAGAGTATGCCGTCCTTGTTGCGGCGGTAGAGCCACCCGTCGATCGCGTCGCGCGACAGATACGCGATGAGGCCCGGCACCAGCTGATCGAGCGACGGAATCAGGCGCGCCTGCGGCGCGTTGTGGATGCCGTCGAGCGCGAGCATCTGGAACATCAGGCCGCGGTCGTCCTGCGTCTTGCTCAGCATGTACAGCGAATTCAGCGACTGCGCATCGAAGAGCTTGCTCGACACGATCATGTTGCCGTGACAGATACCGTGCGCTTCCAGTTGCTTCGCAAGCGGCGAGCTCGTTCCAATCATGCCGAGCAGCGGATGAATCAGCGATTCCGGTATTTCAAAGTCCATTCGTGTGTCTCCCGATCGCGAGCGTGTGTGCGGATGCGCGTGTTTCTGCACGCTCGGGATCGCTGGTTGTCATTGCGCTTGTTGCTTTGACTGTTGCTTTGACTGTTGCTACGCGTGTTGCTTCAGAAAGAACTCTACCGCGCGTTCGACGACCGGCGGCTGAATTGCATGCAGTCCGTTGAACTCGACGTATTCGACGTCGTAGCCCGCAGCCTTGAGCTTCGCCGCATTCGCGCGGCCGCTCGTGGCGATCGGCAACTGTTCGTCTTCGAGACCGTGCGCGATAAACACTTTGGGCGTCCCCTCCTGGATGAAGATCGAGAAGAAGCCGCCCGAAAACGCGATCACGTGACTCGCGATATCGCCGTTCGTGACGCCGATCGACAGCGCGTAGCTTGCGCCGTCCGAAAAACCCGCGAAGGCCAGATGGCGACGGTCAACCCGGTAACGCGAAGTGACCTCCGTCAGCGCCTGATGCAGACGCTCGAGGTCCGGGCCATTGCCGCCGATCACGAGGTCCCACGTCGGATAAGTCGAATGCGGGGCAAGCACGAGAAAACCATGTTGCTGCGCGTGGAGTTCGATGAAGGGCAGCACCTTCTCCGGAAAGCCGCCAGCGCCATGGAACATGACGAAGAGCGGCACGGGGTCGCTGATTTCGCTCAGGCTGTCGGGGACGAAGAGCACGGCGTCGCGGTCTTCGACGAGACCAAGGCGGTGGCGCCCCGGCGGCAATGGGCCTTTGAACGGCTCAGCGGGCGTGAACGACAAACGGCCGAGCAACGACGGATCGAGCATGGTGGACCTGAACAGGGACAGACCTGATATATGATATATCACGCATTGCGGAGATGGGGTGAAAAGCGGTGGGAGTTGGTGTTTACGCCAAGGCCTGATGTGCTTATAGAAGCGAAGTGGCTGGCGCTTGACATCGCTGTCCAAGATCGATGTTGGGTCGCGACGGGATCGCGTGCGCGAGGTTTCTGCGATGCGATAGAGTCGCGCACGCAGAAACAAAAGCACAAACAAAAACCCGCGTCAGTGATTCACTGACGCGGGTTCGATATCTGGTCGGGGCGAGAGGATTTGAACCTCCGACCACCTGCACCCCATGCAGGTACGCTACCAGGCTGCGCTACGCCCCGAAAGCTGGCAAGTATAACAGACACTCCGCGCGCTGAGCATCATTCCGGTACTTCATATCGACATCGTCAAACGCGATGCTCAATGTCCAAGCAGATCGATCACGTGCAGCAACTCCTTGCGCAACTGATCGACATCGACCGTCGCCATCGACTGCGTGACGACCGGCGCCTCAGCCTCTTCACGTTCCTCCGCTTCGCGTTGCGCGCCGCCATGCGAATCGAGGCGATTGCGCGCGCCGTTGATCGTGAAGCCCTGCTCGTACAGCAACTCGCGAATCCGGCGAATCAGCAGCACTTCATGATGCTGGTAGTACCGGCGATTGCCCCGCCGCTTGACCGGCCGCAACTGCGTGAACTCCTGCTCCCAGTAACGCAGCACATGCGGCTTCACGCCGCACAGTTCGCTCACTTCGCCAATCGTGAAATAGCGCTTGGCGGGAATCGGAGGCAAGACGACTTTTTCGATCGTCGCTGTCATCGTCAGTTAGCCGTCTTGGTGGGTTGCGCGGGAACGCGCGCGTCTCGATTATTATCGATCGCCTATCGATCAGCGCGTCAGACTGGCCTCGGCGCCGTTTTCAACGATCGCCTTCAGCTTCTGGCTTGCATGAAACGTGACGACGCGGCGCGCGGCAATGGGAATCGCCTCGCCGGTCTTCGGATTCCGGCCGGGACGCTGCGGCTTGTCGCGCAGCTGAAAATTGCCGAAGCCCGACAGCTTCACGCTGTCGCCGCCTTCGAGCGCGTCGCGGATCACTTCGAAGAACGCTTCGACCATGTCCTTCGCTTCGCGCTTGTTGAGCCCGACATTGTCGAACAGCAACTCGGCAAGTTCGGCCTTCGTCAGCGTCGGCGTTTCGCCCGACGCGCCGGCAGATGATGTCGGGATATCGCGAATCATGGCGCTACGTTGCGCCGTAAGAAGGGCTTCGAAATCACTCGAGTTCATTTCATTCATATCTATCAAATGGCGCGCAAACTGAAACGGAGAGTGCGGGAACAACCGGAGGAACAACCAAAGAAACAACCCGGGAGGCCACCGCAATAACCCCCTCCCTGCGGGTTATCCACGCAACCGTGCGCCATATGCTCGAGCCAGACGATCCACCAGGGTTTGAATGGCCAGATCGACCGTTTCGTCCTGAAGGGTTCCCCCAGTATCTTGCAAGGTCACACGGAACGCAAGGCTTTTCTCGTGGGCTGCCAGCCCACCGGAAGTACTTGATTTTGGACGAAATTCATCGAAAAGTGCAACCCTCTGAACGGTCTTGCAAGCGTCGTCGGAAAGGGCCGTTTGCATCGTGTCGAGCAGCGCCTGAACTTCGATTTTCTGGTCGACCACGACCGCGATATCGCGCCTCACGGGCGGAAATTTCGAGACTTCGGTCGGGCTCGGCAGCTCGCGCCGCATCAAGGCTTCGGCCTCGATCTCGAACAGCATCGGTGCATGCGGCAAGTCGTATTTCTGCATCCAGCGCGGATGCAGTTCGCCGATCCAGCCGACCGCGCGTCCGTCGAGCTCGATGCGCGCGCTGCGGCCCGGATGCAGCGCCGGGTGCTCCGCCTTCACGAAGCGCGCCACCGATGCGAGCGCCGGGCTCAGCAGCGCCTCGACGTCGCCTTTCATATCGAAGAAGTCGACCGCGCGCGTGGCCACGCCCCACTGCTCTTCGCACACCGGACCATAGGCAAGCGCGCCCAGCATCTTCGGTTGCGCGAAGCCTTCGACGGTCATCTCGCCCGCTGCAATCTTGGGGTCATGCAGAAACACGCGGCCCGCTTCGAACACGCGGATGCGATCCGCGCGACGGTTCAGGTTATGGCGCAGCACGTTGATGAGGCTGCCGAAGAGCGTGGTACGCATCACCGACAGCTGGCTCGCGATCGGATTGACGAGTCGCACCGGATTGCTGTTGCCCGCGAAATCCTGCTCCCACTCGGCGTCGACGAAGCTGAAGTTGATCGTCTCCGCATAATCGCGCGCGGCAAGCGCGTGGCGCAGCGCATGGATCGAGCGGCGCGTTTCGTTGGTCGCGCGCATTTCGCTCTTCGCAACCGGCGGACGCGCGGGAATCTTTTCGAAGCCGTAGATGCGCGCGACTTCCTCGATCAGGTCTTCTTCAATTTCGATATCGAAGCGATACGGCGGCGGCATCACCGAGAACGTATCGCCATCGCGCTGATAGTCGAGGCCGAGGCGGGTAAAGATATCCGCGATCTCGTCGGCGCCGATCGCGATGCCGATAATTCGCTGCGCACGCGCGACGCGCATCTTCACCGGCGCACGCGTCGGCACATTGACGGTCTGATCGTCGATCGGGCCGGCCTGTCCGCCGCAGATGTCGAGAATCAGCTGCGTGATGCGCTCGATGTGCTCGACTGTCGTCGAGTAGTCGACACCGCGCTCGAAACGATGGCCGGCGTCGGTCGAGAAGTTGTAGCGGCGCGAGCGGCCGCGAATGCTATCGGGCCACCAGAACGCCGCTTCAAGATAAATGTTCGTCGTATCGAGCGTGACCGACGTGCTGTCGCCGCCCATGATGCCCGCGAGACTTTCGATATGGCGATCGTCGGCAATCACGCCGACCGTTTCGTCCACTTCGACGGTGTTGCCGTTGAGCAGCTTCAGCGACTCGCCGCGCTTGCCCCAGCGCACGTCCATCGAACCGTGAATCTTGTCGAGATCGAACACGTGCGACGGACGGCCGAGTTCAAGCATCACGTAGTTCGAGATATCGACGAGCGCCGAAATGCTGCGCTGGCCCGAACGTTCGAGACGCTCGACCATCCATTGCGGCGACTTCGCGCGCGCGTTCACGCCGCGAATCACGCGGCCCGAGAAACGGCCGCACAGGTCGGGCGCGGAAATCTTCACGGGCAGCGTTTCGTTCAGCGCAACCGGCGCCGGCTTGATGTCGACCGGTTTGAGCGGCGCGCCGGTAATCGCAGCGGTCTCGCGCGCAATGCCGAATACCGACAGACAGTCCGCCTTGTTCGGCGTCAGTTTGACTTCGAAAATCGTATCGTCGAGCTTCAGCGTCTCTCGGATGTCCTGGCCGATCGGCGTATCTTCAGGCAGGATCAGAAGACCGCTGTGGTCTTCCGAAAGCTTCAGCTCGCGTGCCGAACACAGCATGCCCTGACTCTCGACGCCGCGCAGCTTCGACAGCTTGATCGCGAAAGGCGCGCCGCCCTCTTCGGCCGGCGGCAGTTGCGCGCCGACCAGCGCGACCGGCACCTTGATGCCCGGCGACACATTCGGCGCACCGCACACGATGTTCAGCGTCGCACCGGTGCCCGCGTCGACCTGGCAGACGTTGAGCTTATCCGCGTCCGGGTGCTTGACCACCTCGAGCACGCGGCCGACGACGATCTTCGATGTCGGCGGCGCGACCGGCCGCAGATCTTCGACTTCGAGACCTGCCATCGTCAGCGCGTGCGACAGCTGCGCGGTCGTCAGTTGCGGATCGACGAAGGTTCTGAGCCAGGATTCCGGAAATTGCATGGTTCTGTACGTTCTATACGGGTTGAGTCAACGTCCGGCGAGCGCGAGCGGGTGCTGCGACGATGCACCTCATGCGCTCGCACCGCGCGGCGACGACACGGCTTGCGACTTCGCTGCGCCGATTCGCGTCAGACTGTGCATCAGACTGCGCGTCGTTCGCGGCGAGCCGCACACGGCAACATCACGCGAACTGCCGCAAAAAGCGCAGATCGCCTTCAAAGAAGAGACGCAGATCCTGCACACCATAGCGCAGCATCGTCAGACGCTCGAGGCCGCTGCCGAAGGCGAAGCCGATGTAACGCTCCGGGTCGAGGCCCATGTTGCGCACGACGGTCGGATGAACCTGGCCCGAGCCTGAAATCTCAAGCCAGCGGCCCGCGTTCTTGCCGTGCTCGAACATCATGTCGATCTCGGCGGACGGCTCGGTGAACGGGAAGTACGACGGACGGAAGCGCACCTGAATATCGTCGCGCTCGAAGAATTTCTTGAGGAAGTCGCTGTAAACGCCCTTCAGATCCGCAAAGCTGATGTTCTCTTCGATCCACAGGCCTTCGACCTGGTTGAACATCGGCGAATGCGTTGCGTCGCTGTCGACGCGGTACGTGCGGCCCGGCACGATCACCTTGATGGGCGGCGTATGCGTGCGCGCGTAGCGGACCTGCATCGGGCTCGTATGCGTGCGCAGCAGCAGCGGACGGCCGTCGGCATCTTTGCCGTCGACGTAAAACGTGTCTTGCATCGAACGCGCCGGATGGTTTTCCGGGCTGTTCAGTGCGGTGAAGTTGAACCAGTCGGTTTCGATTTCCGGGCCGTCGGCGACGTCGAAGCCGATCGAGCCGAAGATCTGTTCGACGCGTTCCCAGGTTTGCATCACGGGATGCAGGCTGCCTGCCGCAAGACCGCGACCCGGCAAGGTCACGTCGATCGCCTCGGCAGCGAGACGCTGGTTCAGCAGCACATCGGCGAGCGCCTGGCGACGCGAGGTTAGGGCCGCTTCAACCTGCTGTTTCGCGACGTTGATGCGCGCGCCCTCAGTTTTGCGCGCTTCGGGATCGAGCTTGCCCAGCCCCTTCAGCAGTTCGGTGAGCGCGCCCGATTTGCCGAGAAAACGCGCCTTCTCGTTTTCAAGCGTGGTGACGTCGGTGGCGTGTTCGAAAGCGCTTTGCGCATCGGCAACGATTTGATCCAGGTCCATTGATCCCATCTTTTCAACGTCAGTGTTCAATTGAAGCAAAATCGGCTCGACCAACAAAAAAGGGGCTCGGTGAGGAGCCCCGTTTTTGTTGCAGCGTCACCGGAAACCGGGTGTTCGCTGCAACGAACCTTGCTTACCGGGCGCCTGCTTCTGACGCCGGTGGTGCACCGGACGGTGCACCCGGCACGATCAGGCTGCAACGGCGGCTTTCACCTGCTGAACGATCGCGGCAAAAGCAGCCTTGTCGAACACAGCCATGTCGGCCAGCACCTTGCGGTCGAGTTCGATCGAAGCCTTCTTCAGGCCGTTGATGAACACGCTGTACGTCATGTCGTGCTGACGCACCGCCGCGTTGATACGCGTGATCCACAATGCGCGGAACACACGCTTCTTGTTGCGGCGATCGCGGTACGCGTACTGGCCTGCACGCATCACCGCCTGCTTGGCGATGCGGTAGACGTTATTGCGACGGCCGCGATAACCCTTGGCCAGCTTGATGATCTTCTTGTGACGGGCCCGTGCGGTAACCCCACGTTTGACTCGAGGCATGTTTCGCTCCTATGAGTATCGGTTAAGGGTTACGCGAACGGCAGCATTGCGCGCACGGAGTCCATGTTGGTCTCATGAACAGACGTGGAACCGCGCAGATGACGCTTGTTCTTCGTGGTCTTCTTGGTCAGGATGTGGCGCTTGAAGGCTTGACCGCGCTTGACGGTCCCGCCCGGACGCACCTTGAAGCGCTTTGCAGCGCTCTTCTTCGTCTTCATCTTAGGCATGACGAACTACTCCATTATTTGATGGATATGGGTGTGCGGTTGGCCTTGACGGCCCTTCACCCGCCCTTCGAAACCCAGTCCACTTGGTATGCAGACGGCCGACGCTATGACGATGCGGCCACTGCTTTTCAGACAAAACGCCCGCATGACTGCAGTGCGGGCGCCGTTCCGAAACTTTGCCGGGCTTCGCCGCGTTCCTGCTACGACGAAGCACCGTTCGATTCCAACAGCTGCTGACCAGCCGCCCATTCCGCCGCGGCTTGACTGCGAGAGTTACCTGGGAACGCCGCACCCGGCGATCACAGCACGCATCGAACGACGCGTGAGCTTACTTCTTTTTCTTCGGGGCCAACACCATGATCATCTGGCGCCCTTCCATCTTCGGCATCTGCTCGACCTGACCGACTTCGTCAAGGTCGGTGCGCAGCCGCTCGAGCATGCGCATACCGATTTCCTGGTGAGCCATTTCGCGGCCACGGAAACGCAACGTGATTTTCGTCTTGTCGCCGTCTTCGAGGAAGCGAACGAGATTGCGGAGCTTGACGTTGTAATCGCCATCATCGGTACCCGGGCGGAATTTGACTTCCTTGACCTGGATGACCTTCTGCTTCAGCTTGGCTTCGTGTTGCTTCTTCGCTTCCTGGTACTTGAACTTGCCGTAGTCCATCAGCCGGCAAACCGGCGGAACGGCCTGCGGGGCAATTTCAACCAGATCTACGTCCTGCTGCTCCGACATACGGAACGCGTCAGCAAGTTTGACGATGCCAAGCGGTTCATTGTCGACTCCGACCAGGCGCACCTCAGGTGCAGAAATTTCACCGTTGATGCGATGCGACGACTTATCAGTAGCGATGTTACGTTTCCTCTAAAAATTGAAAAAAACGAGCCGCGCTGCCAGGTGGTTACTGGAACGTCTGGATTTCCTGACGCAGACGCTCGCTGAAGGCATCGACGGGCATGACACCCAGATCGACACCGCCACGGGCACGCACGGCTACCGTTTGTGCATCACGCTCCTTGTCGCCGACGACCAGCAGGTACGGGACCTTTTGCAGCGTGTGCTCGCGTATTTTATAGCTTATTTTCTCGTTGCGCAAATCGGCCTCGACTCTAACCCCTTGTTTTTGCAACGAATGGGCAAGATTTTTCGCATATTCGGACTGACTTTCTGCGATATTCATTACCACGACTTGCAAAGGCGCAAGCCACGCGGGCATCGCACCAGCATGGTGCTCGATCAGAATGCCGAGGAAACGCTCCATTGATCCGACGATTGCCCGGTGCAGCATGATGGGCCTCCGACGGCTGTTGTCTTCGGCAACGAATTCGGCGCCGAGCCGCTCCGGCAGCACCATATCGAGCTGCAGCGTGCCGCACTGCCACGACCGGCCCAGCGCGTCCTTGATGTGGTACTCGACCTTCGGGCCGTAAAACGCACCCTCGCCCGGCAGTTCTTCCCACTGCACGTTGCACGCGCGCAGCGCCTCGCGCAAACCTTCTTCCGCGCGGTCCCACGTTTCGTCCGTACCGGCGCGCGCATCCGGACGCAGCGACAGCTTGATCTCGACCTGATCGAAGCCGAAATCCTGATAGACGCTCATCGCGAGCGTGTTGAACGCGATCGATTCGCTGATGAACTGATCTTGCGTACAGAAAATATGCGCGTCGTCCTGGACGAAGCCGCGCACGCGCATCAACCCATGCAACGCGCCCGATGCCTCGTTCCGATGGCACGAACCGAATTCGGCGAAACGCAACGGCAGATCGCGGTACGAGCGCAGGCCGTGATTGAACACCTGCACATGGCCCGGACAGTTCATCGGCTTGATCGCGTAGTCGCGCTTTTCCGACTCCGTCGTGAACATGTTTTCGCGGTAGTTCTGCCAGTGGCCCGACGCTTCCCAGAGCGAGCGGTCCATGATCATCGGCGTCTTGATCTCGAGATAGCCGGCATCGTTCACGCGGCGGCGCATGTACTGCTCGACCTGCTGCCACAGCGTCCAGCCGCGCGGATGCCAGAACACCATACCCGGCGACTCGTCCTGCATGTGGAACAGGTCGAGCTGTTTGCCGAGCTTGCGGTGGTCGCGCTTTTCCGCTTCTTCCAGCATATGCAGGTACGCGTCCTGGTCTTCTTTCTTCGTCCAGGCCGTGCCGTAAATACGCTGCAACTGCTCGTTCTTCGCATCGCCGCGCCAGTAAGCGCCCGCGAGCTTCATGAGCTTGAAGACTTTCAGCTTGCCCGTGGACGGTACGTGCGGCCCGCGGCACAGATCCGTGAAGCCGCCGTGCGAGTAGAGCTTGATCTCTTCGCTTGCCGGAATCGATTCGATGATCTCGGCCTTGTATTTCTCGCCGATACTCTTGAAGTATTCGACCGCTTCATCGCGCGACACGACGCGACGCGACACCGGCTCGTCTTTCTTCGCGAGTTCCTGCATGCGCCGCTCGATCTTCTCGAGATCTTCGGGCGTAAACGGACGGCTATACGCGAAGTCGTAGTAGAAGCCGTTGTCGATGACCGGGCCAATCGTGACTTGCGCCTCGGGAAACAGATCCTTGACCGCGTACGCAAGCAAGTGCGCCGTCGAGTGACGGATGATGTCGAGGCCGTCCGCGTCTTTGTCCGTGACGATCGCGAGCGACGCATCGTGGTCGATCAACGCGGACGTATCGACGAGTTCGCCGTCGAGCTTGCCACCCAGCGCAGCCTTCGCCAGACCCGGACCGATCGACGCCGCGACTTCGGCGACCGTCACGGGGTGATCGTACTGTCGAACTGAACCATCTGGCAGACGTATCGAGACCATTGTTTTCTCCGTGATGCCGACCGGCCGGCGGCGGCAGCAACAACTCGTTTAAAAACGACCGTGACAAAAAACGGGATAAAAAAAATGCGGCCCCGCTTTCGAGGGGCCGCATTCACTTTCCAGCAAATCGCAAGGGCGATATGGCGAACAGGATCCTCGACTAGCGTCGCTCCGAAGTAGTTTCGGTAAACGTTCGCGGTGTCATAACCATGCTCGCTATATTGGCGCGAACTTGGTTCGCGCCGCTTGCAGATTGATGAAACAACGATGACTGCAAAACCCGCACTGCAGTTCACCGATGCTTCGATTTTCGTTGGTAGGCTCGATTGGACTCGAACCAACGACCCCCACCATGTCAAGGTGGTGCTCTAACCAGCTGAGCTACGAGCCTGAAGAAGACGAGATTATATGGAGCACTCAGAGTGTTGGCAAGTATTTTTATGCGTCGGCATCAAAAATTCAGGTCATTTTTGCGCGATCAAAGAATGCGCAGAGAACGCGTGGAAACTGCCCGCAAAATACGCAGAAACGCACGCGCTTCAGTTTGCACTTCAGCTCGCACTTCAGTTCGCGATTCACTTCGCGCTACACGCGCGCTTTGCCCCGCGCCACCACCCCGCCCCTCACCCCTTGCGCGCAGCGCGCACCACACCCGTCACTTCGCCAAGCAGCGTGCACGCGCGCTGAATCTGCGATGCGCTCGACACCTCGACCGTGAACAGCATGTAAGCCGCGTTACGGCGCGATTGCGTCTTCACGCCAATCACATTCATCTTCTCGCGCGCGAATACTTCGGAGATATCGCGCAGCAAGCCTTGCCGGTCGCTCGCTTCGATGGCGAGGTCGACCGGATAGACGGACTGCCCGCGCCCGCTCATCACATCGGCGGACCATGTAGTCTGCAGCACGCGTTCCGGCGCGCGCGTCGCCATCCGCACAAACGTCGGGCAGTCGCTGCGATGAACCGACATGCCTTTGCCGCGCGTGACGAAGCCGGCGATATCGTCGGGCGGCGCGGGCCGGCAGCAGCGCGCCAACTGCGTGAGCAACGCATCGACGCCGACCACGAGCACCCCCGTCGACGCACCGTGCGCGACGCTCGCGCCGCTGCTGCGCTTTTCGAACTGCTCGGGCGCTTCGACTTCCGGTTCGGCAGGCGGCGCATCGTGCAACGCCTGTTCGACCAGGCGCAGGCTGAACTCTTCCTTGGCGACCGCCGCATACAGTTCTTCGGGCGCCTTGAAGCCGAGCTTCGCCGCAAGCTGATCGAGATTGACCGACGTCTTGCCTTCGCGCTGCAACGTCTTTTCGACGAGCGCGCGTCCGTTCGCAACGTTTTCCTGCGAATCGACCGCGTTGAACCATGCGCGCACTTTCTGCCGCGCCCGGCTGCTGCGCAAGTAGCCAAGTTGCGGATTCAGCCAGTCGCGCGACGGTCCGCCCTCTTTCACCGCGACGATTTCGACAGTCTGTCCGTTTTGCAGCGAGGTGTTGAGCGGCACCATCGCGCCGTCGACGCGCGCGCCGCGGCAGCGATGCCCGAGGTCGCTATGCAGGTGATACGCGAAATCGAGCGGCGTCGAGCCGTGCGGCAACGGAATCACGCGTGCTTGCGGCGTGAGTGTGTAGATATGGTCGTCGTCGAACGTCGCATCGCGCAAATGACGCCACGGCTGACGCGCGGCGTCCGCTTCATCATGCGCGCCACGCTGGTGGTGATGCGCACCGCC from Paraburkholderia edwinii includes the following:
- the rpmI gene encoding 50S ribosomal protein L35, producing the protein MPKMKTKKSAAKRFKVRPGGTVKRGQAFKRHILTKKTTKNKRHLRGSTSVHETNMDSVRAMLPFA
- the thrS gene encoding threonine--tRNA ligase → MVSIRLPDGSVRQYDHPVTVAEVAASIGPGLAKAALGGKLDGELVDTSALIDHDASLAIVTDKDADGLDIIRHSTAHLLAYAVKDLFPEAQVTIGPVIDNGFYYDFAYSRPFTPEDLEKIERRMQELAKKDEPVSRRVVSRDEAVEYFKSIGEKYKAEIIESIPASEEIKLYSHGGFTDLCRGPHVPSTGKLKVFKLMKLAGAYWRGDAKNEQLQRIYGTAWTKKEDQDAYLHMLEEAEKRDHRKLGKQLDLFHMQDESPGMVFWHPRGWTLWQQVEQYMRRRVNDAGYLEIKTPMIMDRSLWEASGHWQNYRENMFTTESEKRDYAIKPMNCPGHVQVFNHGLRSYRDLPLRFAEFGSCHRNEASGALHGLMRVRGFVQDDAHIFCTQDQFISESIAFNTLAMSVYQDFGFDQVEIKLSLRPDARAGTDETWDRAEEGLREALRACNVQWEELPGEGAFYGPKVEYHIKDALGRSWQCGTLQLDMVLPERLGAEFVAEDNSRRRPIMLHRAIVGSMERFLGILIEHHAGAMPAWLAPLQVVVMNIAESQSEYAKNLAHSLQKQGVRVEADLRNEKISYKIREHTLQKVPYLLVVGDKERDAQTVAVRARGGVDLGVMPVDAFSERLRQEIQTFQ
- the pheS gene encoding phenylalanine--tRNA ligase subunit alpha, with amino-acid sequence MDLDQIVADAQSAFEHATDVTTLENEKARFLGKSGALTELLKGLGKLDPEARKTEGARINVAKQQVEAALTSRRQALADVLLNQRLAAEAIDVTLPGRGLAAGSLHPVMQTWERVEQIFGSIGFDVADGPEIETDWFNFTALNSPENHPARSMQDTFYVDGKDADGRPLLLRTHTSPMQVRYARTHTPPIKVIVPGRTYRVDSDATHSPMFNQVEGLWIEENISFADLKGVYSDFLKKFFERDDIQVRFRPSYFPFTEPSAEIDMMFEHGKNAGRWLEISGSGQVHPTVVRNMGLDPERYIGFAFGSGLERLTMLRYGVQDLRLFFEGDLRFLRQFA
- a CDS encoding alpha/beta hydrolase, coding for MLDPSLLGRLSFTPAEPFKGPLPPGRHRLGLVEDRDAVLFVPDSLSEISDPVPLFVMFHGAGGFPEKVLPFIELHAQQHGFLVLAPHSTYPTWDLVIGGNGPDLERLHQALTEVTSRYRVDRRHLAFAGFSDGASYALSIGVTNGDIASHVIAFSGGFFSIFIQEGTPKVFIAHGLEDEQLPIATSGRANAAKLKAAGYDVEYVEFNGLHAIQPPVVERAVEFFLKQHA
- the pheT gene encoding phenylalanine--tRNA ligase subunit beta, with protein sequence MQFPESWLRTFVDPQLTTAQLSHALTMAGLEVEDLRPVAPPTSKIVVGRVLEVVKHPDADKLNVCQVDAGTGATLNIVCGAPNVSPGIKVPVALVGAQLPPAEEGGAPFAIKLSKLRGVESQGMLCSARELKLSEDHSGLLILPEDTPIGQDIRETLKLDDTIFEVKLTPNKADCLSVFGIARETAAITGAPLKPVDIKPAPVALNETLPVKISAPDLCGRFSGRVIRGVNARAKSPQWMVERLERSGQRSISALVDISNYVMLELGRPSHVFDLDKIHGSMDVRWGKRGESLKLLNGNTVEVDETVGVIADDRHIESLAGIMGGDSTSVTLDTTNIYLEAAFWWPDSIRGRSRRYNFSTDAGHRFERGVDYSTTVEHIERITQLILDICGGQAGPIDDQTVNVPTRAPVKMRVARAQRIIGIAIGADEIADIFTRLGLDYQRDGDTFSVMPPPYRFDIEIEEDLIEEVARIYGFEKIPARPPVAKSEMRATNETRRSIHALRHALAARDYAETINFSFVDAEWEQDFAGNSNPVRLVNPIASQLSVMRTTLFGSLINVLRHNLNRRADRIRVFEAGRVFLHDPKIAAGEMTVEGFAQPKMLGALAYGPVCEEQWGVATRAVDFFDMKGDVEALLSPALASVARFVKAEHPALHPGRSARIELDGRAVGWIGELHPRWMQKYDLPHAPMLFEIEAEALMRRELPSPTEVSKFPPVRRDIAVVVDQKIEVQALLDTMQTALSDDACKTVQRVALFDEFRPKSSTSGGLAAHEKSLAFRVTLQDTGGTLQDETVDLAIQTLVDRLARAYGARLRG
- the rplT gene encoding 50S ribosomal protein L20 → MPRVKRGVTARARHKKIIKLAKGYRGRRNNVYRIAKQAVMRAGQYAYRDRRNKKRVFRALWITRINAAVRQHDMTYSVFINGLKKASIELDRKVLADMAVFDKAAFAAIVQQVKAAVAA
- a CDS encoding integration host factor subunit alpha → MNEMNSSDFEALLTAQRSAMIRDIPTSSAGASGETPTLTKAELAELLFDNVGLNKREAKDMVEAFFEVIRDALEGGDSVKLSGFGNFQLRDKPQRPGRNPKTGEAIPIAARRVVTFHASQKLKAIVENGAEASLTR
- a CDS encoding MerR family transcriptional regulator, which produces MTATIEKVVLPPIPAKRYFTIGEVSELCGVKPHVLRYWEQEFTQLRPVKRRGNRRYYQHHEVLLIRRIRELLYEQGFTINGARNRLDSHGGAQREAEEREEAEAPVVTQSMATVDVDQLRKELLHVIDLLGH
- the infC gene encoding translation initiation factor IF-3, which translates into the protein MATDKSSHRINGEISAPEVRLVGVDNEPLGIVKLADAFRMSEQQDVDLVEIAPQAVPPVCRLMDYGKFKYQEAKKQHEAKLKQKVIQVKEVKFRPGTDDGDYNVKLRNLVRFLEDGDKTKITLRFRGREMAHQEIGMRMLERLRTDLDEVGQVEQMPKMEGRQMIMVLAPKKKK